One genomic region from Campylobacter sp. RM5004 encodes:
- a CDS encoding diacylglycerol kinase — protein MKKNYSFFKNASYALAGIKRALSESAFIIEFVIGICFILFALIYPFSLYEKAFLIAVILFVFAAECFNTAIESVVDLATNKYHKLAKDAKDLGSAGVFFTILIAILCWGVVLYKEFL, from the coding sequence ATGAAGAAAAATTATTCTTTTTTTAAAAACGCAAGCTACGCTCTAGCAGGTATTAAAAGAGCCTTAAGCGAGAGTGCATTTATTATAGAATTTGTAATAGGAATTTGCTTTATTTTATTTGCTTTGATTTATCCTTTTTCTCTTTATGAAAAAGCTTTTTTAATAGCTGTAATTTTGTTTGTATTTGCGGCTGAGTGCTTTAATACGGCGATTGAAAGCGTTGTTGATTTGGCTACAAATAAATACCACAAGCTTGCAAAAGATGCTAAAGATTTAGGCTCTGCTGGTGTGTTTTTTACCATTTTAATTGCCATTCTTTGCTGGGGAGTGGTTTTATATAAGGAGTTTTTATGA
- the flgG gene encoding flagellar basal-body rod protein FlgG: protein MLRSLYTAATGMIAQQTQIDTTSHNIANVNTMGYKKNRAEFADLMYQVMEYAGTSTSTTTQSPTGIEVGLGVRPTAITKQFTQGYFKETGNQLDVVIAGNGFFQVQLPDGTTAYTRNGAFKLDSEGTIVNSDGYRLIPEITVPEDAISIGIGTDGVVSVIQAGNPEAVQLGQIELANFINPSGLHALGDNNFLETSASGGVVVGIGGTNGFGQIKQNFVEMSNVQLVEEMTDLITGQRAYEANSKAITTSDEMLSIVNGLKR, encoded by the coding sequence ATGCTTAGATCTTTATATACAGCAGCAACAGGAATGATAGCGCAGCAAACGCAAATTGATACAACATCTCACAATATTGCAAACGTAAATACAATGGGATATAAGAAAAATAGGGCAGAATTTGCTGATTTAATGTATCAAGTAATGGAATACGCAGGCACAAGCACAAGCACAACGACGCAAAGTCCAACAGGTATTGAAGTAGGTCTTGGAGTTCGCCCAACAGCAATTACTAAGCAATTTACACAAGGATATTTTAAAGAAACTGGCAATCAATTAGATGTTGTAATTGCAGGAAATGGCTTTTTTCAAGTGCAACTTCCTGATGGCACAACTGCTTATACTAGAAACGGAGCGTTTAAATTAGATAGTGAAGGAACTATTGTAAATAGTGATGGATATAGATTAATTCCTGAAATTACCGTTCCTGAAGATGCTATTTCTATTGGTATTGGAACCGATGGTGTTGTAAGCGTTATTCAAGCAGGAAATCCTGAAGCCGTGCAATTAGGTCAAATTGAGCTTGCAAACTTTATAAATCCAAGTGGCTTACATGCTTTAGGAGATAATAACTTTTTAGAAACAAGTGCAAGTGGTGGTGTGGTTGTTGGAATTGGCGGAACAAATGGTTTTGGTCAAATTAAGCAAAACTTTGTTGAAATGAGTAACGTTCAATTAGTTGAAGAAATGACAGACCTAATCACAGGTCAAAGAGCCTATGAAGCAAACTCAAAAGCAATCACAACAAGTGATGAAATGCTTTCAATTGTAAATGGCTTGAAGAGATAA
- a CDS encoding flagellar hook-basal body protein gives MQNGFYQATGAMVTQLNRLNVISNNLANVNTAGFKKDNVVIADFKRLYDEEMQNMPIDDNTRQAAKYINQTINRVPNIDIEYTDFSVGAIRPTNNPLDIAIKRSDCFFMVRSADGQVKFTKNGAFSLDEEGFVVTKDGERLLSSNYFNDPVNDGIQVGDGQRLTIDRDGNIYLDGEVANRIFVARMDDTRDLEKIGDNLYRLDDLTKMQDFEGSNALASGFLEMSNVNAVNEMVGLIETHRLVEMYQKVMTSHMDELNNDAINKLANVK, from the coding sequence ATGCAAAACGGATTTTATCAAGCAACAGGAGCAATGGTAACTCAGCTAAATCGCTTAAATGTGATATCAAATAATTTAGCGAATGTTAATACTGCAGGATTTAAAAAAGATAATGTAGTAATAGCTGATTTTAAAAGACTTTATGATGAAGAAATGCAAAATATGCCAATAGATGATAATACAAGGCAAGCTGCAAAATACATAAATCAAACAATAAACAGAGTTCCTAATATTGATATTGAATATACTGATTTCAGTGTAGGAGCAATTCGTCCTACTAATAATCCTTTAGATATAGCGATTAAAAGAAGCGATTGTTTTTTTATGGTTCGCTCAGCAGATGGACAAGTAAAATTTACAAAAAATGGAGCTTTTAGTTTAGATGAAGAAGGCTTTGTCGTTACAAAAGATGGAGAAAGATTACTTAGTTCAAATTATTTTAATGACCCTGTAAATGATGGCATTCAAGTAGGAGATGGACAAAGGCTTACTATTGATAGAGATGGAAATATCTATTTAGATGGCGAAGTAGCAAATAGAATTTTCGTAGCTAGAATGGATGATACAAGAGATTTAGAAAAAATCGGAGATAATCTTTATAGGCTTGATGATTTAACTAAAATGCAAGATTTTGAGGGTTCAAATGCACTTGCGAGTGGATTTTTAGAAATGAGTAATGTAAATGCAGTAAATGAAATGGTAGGACTTATTGAAACTCATCGCTTAGTTGAAATGTATCAAAAAGTAATGACAAGCCACATGGATGAGCTAAATAACGACGCAATAAATAAATTAGCAAATGTTAAATAG
- a CDS encoding choloylglycine hydrolase family protein encodes MKKIFLSILIASNLYPCTGISIKSNENAYLQARTIEYGESNLNSKLIIVPKNHSFNSLLPNTKETGISWKSKYNFVGISVINERFIAEGLNEAGLNAGFFYFPNYGSLEKYNKKYKSKSLVDLQLVSYILSNFKSVEEVKQNIKNLKIVNIAYDKDNNALPTAHFRVADSTGANIVIEIIENGKIMIYENKVGVITNSPDYPWHIKNLNNYVNLRAGNANNFNVNNQEISSFGAGTAALGLPGDITPPSRFVRAFFYLKTMPKLNTKDSIFTAFHILNNFDIPIGVEFSNEHKEYIPKDILSATQWGSLSDLSNLEFYYKTMNDFSIKRVDLKNISFKEYKIINLNEEKQINDIKI; translated from the coding sequence ATGAAAAAAATATTTTTATCAATTTTAATCGCAAGTAATTTATATCCTTGCACAGGCATTAGTATTAAAAGCAATGAAAATGCTTATTTACAAGCAAGAACAATAGAATATGGAGAAAGCAATCTAAACTCAAAATTAATAATAGTTCCTAAAAACCATTCTTTTAATTCGCTTTTACCAAATACAAAAGAAACAGGAATTAGTTGGAAAAGTAAATATAATTTCGTAGGAATTAGTGTTATTAATGAAAGATTTATAGCTGAAGGTTTAAACGAAGCTGGGCTTAATGCGGGATTTTTTTATTTTCCAAATTATGGAAGCTTAGAAAAATATAATAAAAAATATAAATCAAAAAGCTTAGTGGATTTGCAACTTGTAAGCTATATTTTAAGCAATTTTAAAAGCGTAGAAGAAGTAAAACAAAACATTAAAAACCTAAAAATAGTAAATATTGCTTACGATAAAGATAACAACGCTTTACCGACAGCACATTTTAGAGTAGCTGATAGCACTGGAGCTAATATTGTTATTGAAATCATAGAAAATGGCAAAATTATGATTTATGAGAATAAAGTAGGAGTTATTACTAATTCTCCTGATTATCCTTGGCATATCAAAAACCTAAATAATTATGTAAATTTAAGAGCAGGAAATGCAAATAATTTTAATGTAAATAATCAAGAAATTTCTTCATTTGGTGCAGGAACTGCAGCTCTTGGCTTGCCTGGAGATATTACACCGCCATCAAGATTTGTAAGAGCATTCTTTTATCTTAAAACTATGCCTAAATTAAATACAAAAGATAGTATTTTTACAGCTTTTCATATATTAAATAATTTTGATATTCCAATAGGCGTTGAGTTTTCAAACGAGCATAAAGAATATATTCCAAAAGATATTTTAAGCGCTACACAATGGGGCAGCCTTAGTGATTTATCTAATTTAGAGTTTTATTATAAAACTATGAATGATTTTAGTATTAAAAGAGTTGATTTAAAAAACATCAGTTTTAAAGAATACAAAATAATAAACTTAAATGAAGAAAAGCAAATAAATGATATAAAAATCTAA
- a CDS encoding Na+/H+ antiporter NhaC family protein, which produces MFMLTNPVFISILIMLGLCILRFNVFLAVLVSSLIAGLMSYNFDSNFLVAISSSMTALKDIMNTFIKGMSGNLQTSLSYVLVGALAVAVSRTNLTAFLVNFISKKMSDKKVLLLFSLAIISSFSQNLIPIHVAFIPILIPPMLSLFNKLKIDRRAIACAVTFGLTTPYMTLPVGFGLIFQDIITQSLNANGVNVTQSDVAGVVWLMFFIMFFGLLASFIYYRKPRAYKELEAKYENLDEIKFGKKEAMVMIGLLITLTTQIFVGSLPLSALLGFLFICVSGGIEYKKIDEVFLGGFSLMGYVAFIMLIACGFGAVLQGTGAIKEIVDFTLSITTNKLAITFGMMCIGLLITLGIGSSFGTVPIIATLFVPICTELGFSAESIIFIIACAGAVGDTGSPASEATLGITVGLNADKQSDHIKDVCIPTFIFYNIPLVVGGALIAYYL; this is translated from the coding sequence ATTTTTATGTTAACAAACCCAGTTTTTATAAGCATTTTAATAATGCTTGGACTTTGTATTTTAAGATTTAATGTATTTTTAGCCGTTTTGGTTTCTAGCCTTATCGCTGGACTTATGAGCTATAATTTTGATAGCAATTTTTTAGTAGCAATCTCAAGCTCAATGACAGCTTTAAAAGATATTATGAATACTTTTATAAAAGGTATGAGTGGTAACTTGCAAACTTCTCTTAGTTATGTTTTAGTGGGTGCTTTAGCTGTCGCAGTATCTAGGACAAATCTAACTGCTTTTTTAGTTAATTTTATTAGCAAAAAAATGTCTGATAAAAAGGTTTTATTGCTTTTTTCACTTGCGATAATCTCAAGCTTTTCACAAAACTTAATTCCTATTCACGTAGCATTTATTCCGATTTTAATCCCACCAATGCTAAGTCTATTTAATAAGCTTAAAATTGATAGACGTGCAATTGCATGTGCTGTTACATTTGGACTTACAACTCCATATATGACTTTGCCTGTTGGATTTGGTCTAATATTTCAAGATATTATCACTCAATCTTTAAACGCTAATGGTGTAAATGTAACTCAAAGCGATGTTGCTGGTGTTGTTTGGCTTATGTTTTTTATAATGTTTTTCGGGCTTTTAGCTTCTTTTATTTATTATAGAAAACCAAGAGCTTATAAAGAGCTTGAAGCAAAATACGAAAACTTAGATGAAATAAAGTTTGGCAAAAAAGAAGCAATGGTAATGATAGGCTTATTAATCACTCTTACAACTCAGATTTTTGTAGGCTCATTGCCGCTTTCTGCTTTGCTTGGATTTTTGTTTATTTGTGTTAGTGGTGGGATTGAGTATAAAAAAATTGATGAAGTATTTTTAGGTGGTTTTTCTTTAATGGGTTATGTAGCATTTATTATGCTAATTGCTTGTGGTTTTGGAGCTGTTTTACAAGGCACAGGAGCGATTAAGGAGATAGTTGATTTTACTTTAAGTATCACAACAAACAAACTTGCAATTACATTTGGAATGATGTGTATAGGCTTATTAATTACTCTTGGAATTGGTAGCTCGTTTGGAACGGTTCCTATCATTGCTACTTTATTTGTGCCAATTTGCACAGAACTTGGCTTTAGTGCTGAAAGTATTATTTTTATTATTGCTTGCGCTGGTGCTGTTGGAGATACAGGCTCACCTGCAAGTGAAGCTACACTTGGAATTACAGTTGGACTTAATGCTGATAAGCAAAGCGATCACATAAAAGATGTATGTATCCCTACATTTATATTCTATAACATTCCTTTAGTTGTAGGTGGTGCTTTAATAGCTTATTATTTATAG
- the lgt gene encoding prolipoprotein diacylglyceryl transferase — translation MLEFWQHFYENTNRVAFSIGMFKIHYYALCYIAALLIALYIGQKNAHKFGFSKKEIENYFIWIEIGIILGARIGYILVYSDDRAYYLLNPWQMFNPFSNGEFIGIAGMSYHGALFGALIATYLYAKKYKKNMFKILDLVALSVPLGYVFGRIGNFLNHELFGRITDVSWGVYVGNELRHPSQLYEAFTEGILTFLVIWYFSKNIKFNGQLICIYGITYSIARFACEFFREPDFNLGFIALNLSMGQILSFIMFLISISLYFYLKKKN, via the coding sequence ATGCTTGAATTTTGGCAACATTTTTACGAAAACACAAATAGAGTTGCTTTTAGCATAGGAATGTTTAAAATACATTATTATGCGCTTTGTTATATTGCAGCACTTTTAATAGCTTTATACATAGGTCAAAAAAATGCTCATAAATTTGGCTTTAGTAAAAAAGAAATAGAAAATTATTTTATATGGATTGAAATAGGCATTATTTTAGGAGCAAGGATAGGTTATATTTTAGTTTATAGCGATGATAGAGCGTATTATTTGCTAAATCCTTGGCAAATGTTTAATCCATTTAGCAACGGAGAATTCATAGGAATTGCAGGAATGAGCTATCATGGAGCATTATTTGGTGCTTTAATTGCTACATATTTGTATGCTAAAAAATATAAAAAAAATATGTTTAAAATACTAGATTTAGTAGCTTTATCAGTTCCTTTGGGCTATGTTTTTGGAAGAATAGGAAATTTTTTAAATCACGAGCTATTTGGCAGAATTACTGATGTTTCTTGGGGTGTTTATGTTGGAAATGAATTAAGACATCCAAGCCAACTTTATGAAGCATTTACAGAAGGAATTTTAACATTTTTAGTGATTTGGTATTTTTCTAAAAATATTAAGTTTAATGGGCAATTAATTTGTATTTATGGGATAACTTATAGCATTGCTAGATTTGCTTGTGAGTTTTTTAGAGAACCTGATTTTAATTTAGGCTTTATTGCTTTAAACTTATCTATGGGACAAATACTAAGCTTTATAATGTTTTTAATATCAATCTCTCTATATTTTTATTTAAAGAAGAAAAATTAA
- a CDS encoding PepSY-like domain-containing protein — MKKLLFLGAITASLFADSLINPSELPQNIKDFIKTHYANENIAKAEKDWDSYEIKLNNGTELDFTKSGELKEIDAKYSPIPDTILPELTKAAKESQKGANLMEIEKEWNGYKLKFSNNYKVYIDSKGVVTKTILDD; from the coding sequence ATGAAAAAATTATTATTTTTAGGTGCAATTACTGCTAGTTTATTTGCTGATTCTTTAATAAATCCAAGCGAGTTACCGCAAAATATAAAAGATTTTATTAAAACTCATTATGCAAATGAAAATATCGCAAAAGCTGAAAAAGACTGGGATTCTTATGAAATCAAGCTAAACAATGGAACAGAACTTGATTTTACTAAATCAGGCGAGTTAAAAGAAATTGATGCAAAATACAGCCCTATTCCAGACACAATCTTACCAGAACTTACAAAAGCTGCAAAAGAAAGCCAAAAAGGTGCAAATCTTATGGAAATAGAAAAAGAATGGAATGGCTACAAATTAAAATTTAGTAACAACTATAAAGTTTATATTGACAGCAAAGGCGTTGTTACAAAAACTATCTTAGACGACTAA
- a CDS encoding PepSY-associated TM helix domain-containing protein, with product MKTLRNLHIYIGLATCWFLFFICFFGTSAYFKDEINYYMQANLSKSIKNESHSNLEKTLDYALKTYDNYEFIGIKTPPYYSNLYEISYYNSSSSKGERKTNIAYFDEENFAKNKTLGSKFLVGMHYKLFPSQGVLKSIFEAFISILALGMFVLVVSGYFIWNKKFNYKFNIKNNFANLYNFHIVSGVFIGIFLAWLSISGIGLNYLKDIEKLFSSSKEVKVKNTPKSSELAQYDFDLKAILKASEDAKTRLNTNDLSIVLSKPNKSILITKHKNDTPFYDLNTKNSNILVYSATGEINEKLSEKSSLKSINFFGFLNELFFNTHRVHFAPFILNLMLSICGVLACAFIYKSMLMSAAKRKENIKLKALAYSVLSSCVNATLVYFIVNKVLDNAEINRQMIEQNSFYVAFVLSFILAFVYANKTKILKLISVILFAVLLLCDAVFSNYTNVTICFNIIYLITIFLLLRRLNASANS from the coding sequence ATGAAAACTTTAAGAAATCTACACATTTATATTGGTTTAGCTACTTGTTGGTTTTTATTTTTTATTTGTTTTTTTGGGACAAGTGCATATTTTAAAGATGAGATTAATTATTATATGCAAGCAAATTTATCAAAATCAATAAAAAATGAAAGCCATAGTAATTTAGAAAAAACACTTGATTACGCTTTAAAAACTTATGATAATTACGAGTTTATAGGGATTAAAACACCGCCTTATTATTCAAATCTTTATGAGATAAGCTACTATAATTCTAGCTCAAGCAAGGGCGAAAGAAAAACAAATATCGCTTATTTTGATGAAGAAAATTTCGCTAAAAACAAGACCTTAGGCAGTAAATTTTTAGTGGGAATGCATTATAAATTATTTCCATCTCAAGGCGTTTTAAAAAGTATTTTTGAAGCCTTTATTTCTATACTTGCTTTAGGAATGTTTGTTTTAGTTGTTAGTGGTTATTTTATTTGGAATAAGAAGTTTAATTACAAATTTAATATTAAAAATAATTTCGCTAATTTATACAATTTTCACATTGTAAGCGGTGTATTTATAGGAATATTTTTAGCTTGGCTTAGCATTAGTGGTATAGGACTTAATTACTTAAAAGATATAGAAAAATTATTTAGTTCAAGCAAAGAAGTAAAGGTTAAAAATACACCAAAATCTAGCGAATTAGCGCAATATGATTTTGATCTAAAAGCGATTTTAAAAGCTAGTGAAGATGCTAAAACAAGACTAAATACAAATGATTTAAGCATTGTTTTATCAAAACCAAACAAAAGTATCTTAATCACAAAACACAAAAACGATACTCCATTTTATGATTTAAACACAAAAAATAGCAATATTTTAGTCTACTCAGCAACAGGCGAAATCAACGAAAAACTAAGCGAGAAATCAAGCCTTAAGAGTATAAACTTCTTTGGATTTTTAAATGAATTATTCTTTAATACCCATAGGGTGCATTTTGCTCCTTTTATATTAAATCTTATGCTTAGCATTTGTGGCGTTTTAGCTTGTGCTTTTATATACAAATCAATGCTAATGAGTGCTGCAAAAAGAAAAGAAAATATCAAGCTAAAAGCTCTAGCTTACAGCGTTTTAAGCTCTTGTGTTAATGCTACTTTAGTTTATTTTATAGTAAATAAAGTATTAGATAATGCAGAAATAAATAGACAAATGATAGAACAAAATAGCTTTTATGTAGCATTTGTTCTTAGTTTTATACTAGCTTTTGTATATGCAAATAAAACAAAGATTTTAAAACTAATTTCAGTAATTTTGTTTGCGGTTTTATTGCTTTGTGATGCAGTTTTTAGCAATTATACAAATGTAACGATTTGCTTTAATATTATTTATTTAATTACGATTTTTTTACTTTTAAGGAGATTAAATGCTAGTGCTAATTCTTAA
- a CDS encoding type II toxin-antitoxin system Phd/YefM family antitoxin encodes MMKFSQDEIFSATEVVRNFSAILKKIEGNKKVFVVKNNKFQCVMLNLNEYEKLQNALVILEAIYKDKKNGKN; translated from the coding sequence ATTATGAAATTTAGTCAAGATGAGATTTTTTCAGCTACTGAAGTGGTGCGTAATTTTTCAGCAATTTTGAAAAAAATTGAAGGAAATAAAAAGGTTTTCGTAGTAAAAAATAATAAATTTCAATGCGTTATGCTAAATCTAAATGAATATGAAAAATTACAAAATGCTCTTGTAATTTTAGAAGCGATTTATAAGGACAAAAAAAATGGCAAAAATTAA
- a CDS encoding alpha/beta hydrolase → MAKINVNNISLSYLVKKGEGEKNALIMHGWGANKELMEQFFTQALTPHCKQMIFLDFAGFGGSDEPKYAFNSQDYLKLSEDFLNELGINVDILLGHSFGGKIACLMASKKDYEALILCASAGLKLPKSFKTKCKIILAKTLNKIGFKNIRKILASKDGANLSHIMYQTFKNVVDEDFSDEISKINTNTLLLWGDKDTATTLKIGQKMNSLIKNSKLITFNGNHFFFMQNNIKPAINEFLSKA, encoded by the coding sequence ATGGCAAAAATTAATGTAAATAACATATCTTTAAGCTATTTAGTAAAAAAAGGCGAAGGAGAAAAAAACGCTTTAATAATGCACGGCTGGGGAGCTAACAAAGAATTAATGGAGCAGTTTTTCACTCAGGCACTAACTCCGCATTGTAAGCAAATGATATTTTTAGATTTTGCAGGTTTTGGTGGAAGTGATGAGCCAAAATATGCTTTTAATTCACAAGATTATTTAAAACTTAGCGAAGATTTTTTAAATGAATTAGGAATTAATGTAGATATTTTATTAGGGCATTCATTTGGGGGTAAAATCGCTTGTCTAATGGCTAGCAAAAAAGATTATGAAGCTTTGATTTTATGTGCAAGTGCAGGACTAAAACTACCTAAAAGCTTTAAGACAAAATGCAAAATAATTCTAGCAAAAACACTAAATAAAATAGGCTTTAAAAATATTAGAAAAATATTAGCTAGTAAAGATGGTGCAAATCTAAGTCATATAATGTATCAAACTTTTAAAAATGTAGTTGATGAAGATTTTAGCGATGAAATTAGTAAAATAAATACAAATACTTTATTATTGTGGGGAGATAAAGACACCGCAACTACCCTAAAAATAGGGCAAAAAATGAATAGCTTAATCAAAAATTCAAAGCTAATAACATTTAATGGAAATCACTTTTTCTTCATGCAAAATAATATAAAACCAGCTATAAATGAATTTTTATCAAAAGCTTGA
- a CDS encoding TM2 domain-containing protein → MDASSIMLLIGNKISSTHKLMLIEKLKNTDENKLNNISYLSFKSPILALVLGLFFGGLGVDRFYQGNYILGAIKLIIFILCIFGLGIFIGPFFFLYILIDLFFVYKAVQKDNFNKILKAVE, encoded by the coding sequence ATGGATGCAAGTTCAATAATGCTACTAATAGGAAATAAAATCTCAAGCACTCACAAGCTAATGCTAATTGAAAAATTAAAAAATACAGATGAAAATAAGCTTAATAATATTTCTTATTTATCTTTTAAAAGTCCTATTTTAGCTCTTGTTTTAGGTTTGTTTTTTGGTGGTTTAGGAGTTGATAGATTTTATCAAGGAAACTATATTTTAGGTGCTATAAAATTAATTATTTTTATATTATGTATTTTTGGTCTTGGTATATTTATTGGGCCTTTCTTTTTCTTGTATATTTTAATTGATTTATTTTTTGTATATAAAGCAGTTCAAAAAGATAATTTTAATAAAATCTTAAAAGCTGTTGAATAA
- a CDS encoding chaperone NapD: protein MISSLVVVAKDEFVDEIKNVANASLEQVIEDKFIVLIEASDFNETLATFNNVKKLRSVIDVNMAFSEVEEFNLEINAQRMADKVNALSEAKEIEYYGNIYKNY from the coding sequence ATGATTTCTTCTCTTGTAGTTGTTGCTAAAGATGAGTTTGTTGATGAAATAAAAAATGTTGCTAATGCTAGTTTAGAGCAAGTTATTGAAGATAAGTTTATAGTATTAATTGAAGCTAGTGATTTTAATGAAACTTTAGCAACTTTTAATAATGTTAAAAAACTTAGAAGTGTTATTGATGTCAATATGGCTTTTAGTGAAGTTGAAGAATTTAATTTAGAAATAAACGCACAAAGAATGGCTGATAAGGTAAATGCTTTAAGCGAAGCAAAAGAGATTGAATACTACGGAAACATATATAAAAATTATTAA
- a CDS encoding nitrate reductase cytochrome c-type subunit, with the protein MKKIFLSLAACGMMFAASVSDSEIGLRKHSLEDEKSLEIKNFTYSEKEAGEAQRFERAFLNAPPQIPHNVEDFLPITQDNNMCLSCHDLGADNERVKLSIEEATPMPASHYYDLRNEKKLDAISQARYNCVQCHAPQANIESGIKNTFKPDFGKDELGKHRSNLLDVINEGLK; encoded by the coding sequence ATGAAAAAAATATTTTTAAGCCTTGCAGCGTGTGGTATGATGTTTGCAGCAAGTGTAAGTGATAGCGAAATTGGTTTAAGAAAACATTCTTTAGAAGATGAAAAAAGCCTTGAAATTAAAAATTTCACATATTCAGAAAAAGAAGCTGGAGAAGCTCAAAGATTTGAAAGAGCATTTCTTAATGCTCCACCACAAATCCCACACAATGTAGAAGACTTTTTGCCTATTACACAAGATAATAATATGTGCCTTAGTTGTCATGATTTAGGTGCTGATAATGAGCGTGTAAAATTAAGCATTGAAGAAGCAACACCTATGCCAGCAAGCCATTATTATGATTTAAGAAATGAAAAAAAGCTTGATGCAATATCACAAGCAAGATATAACTGCGTTCAATGCCACGCACCACAAGCAAATATTGAAAGTGGTATTAAAAACACATTTAAACCTGATTTTGGTAAAGATGAATTAGGCAAACATCGCTCAAATTTATTAGATGTAATCAACGAAGGTTTGAAATGA
- the napH gene encoding quinol dehydrogenase ferredoxin subunit NapH, with protein sequence MKNKYLLLRRITQIGILALFMLPSCDFILKGNLSSSILFNSISLSDPFAYLQIFLASFSLNFGLFISAFLVFIIYALFLGRAFCAWVCPINLITNLAGVIRQNSNLKSSKITNFKQNTRYFILFSILLLSFIAQEPVFEKYSHIGIVTRGIIFMQSSAIFVAIIIFLLDLFVQKNLVCSHLCPLGAFYSLISKFSFLKISYDLNKCTKCMKCKTICPENQVLAIITKNSGDISNSECIKCGRCIEVCDDDALNFNLINFMKGKK encoded by the coding sequence ATGAAAAATAAGTATTTATTATTAAGAAGAATTACTCAAATTGGTATTTTAGCTTTATTTATGTTGCCAAGCTGTGATTTTATTTTAAAAGGAAATTTAAGCTCATCAATTTTATTTAATAGCATAAGTTTAAGTGATCCTTTTGCTTACTTGCAAATATTTTTAGCTAGCTTTAGTCTTAATTTTGGGCTTTTTATCTCGGCATTTTTGGTTTTTATAATTTATGCCTTGTTTTTAGGTCGTGCGTTTTGTGCGTGGGTTTGTCCTATTAATTTGATTACAAATTTAGCTGGTGTAATTAGGCAAAACTCTAACCTTAAAAGCTCAAAAATAACTAATTTTAAACAAAATACTAGATATTTTATTTTGTTTAGTATTTTGCTTTTATCTTTTATAGCACAAGAGCCTGTGTTTGAAAAATACTCTCATATAGGAATAGTTACTAGAGGGATTATTTTTATGCAAAGTTCAGCGATTTTTGTAGCTATTATTATATTTTTACTTGATTTATTTGTGCAAAAAAACTTAGTATGTTCTCATCTTTGTCCTTTAGGTGCGTTTTATAGTTTGATTTCAAAATTTAGTTTTTTAAAAATAAGTTATGATTTAAACAAATGCACAAAATGTATGAAATGCAAAACAATTTGCCCTGAAAATCAAGTCCTAGCAATAATTACTAAAAATAGTGGAGATATTAGTAATTCTGAGTGCATTAAATGCGGTAGATGTATTGAAGTATGCGATGATGATGCACTTAACTTTAATTTAATTAACTTTATGAAAGGAAAAAAATGA